One window from the genome of Malacoplasma penetrans HF-2 encodes:
- a CDS encoding isochorismatase family protein, with amino-acid sequence MNNVNFKSILIMIDNQVGFATIEETKHVSNKIVDLSNKDYFDYKIATMYVNDDSLKSNLFTRLQNWHFLKTEQEYKYVDNLKYDYSLTKHTYTCVNLELLTQIKIANDNKLPPCVFLVGMDTECCVLKTAIDFFEIGIIPILLKPYTYSNSGFESTERGFKLFERLISNKAIIDKEINSKQDVIDIINSFKENF; translated from the coding sequence ATGAATAATGTTAACTTTAAATCTATTCTTATAATGATTGATAACCAAGTAGGGTTTGCAACAATTGAAGAAACTAAACATGTAAGTAACAAAATTGTAGATCTATCTAATAAAGATTATTTTGATTACAAGATTGCTACTATGTATGTAAATGATGATTCACTTAAATCTAATTTATTTACAAGATTGCAAAACTGACATTTTTTAAAAACAGAACAAGAATATAAATATGTAGATAATTTAAAATATGATTACTCTTTAACTAAACATACATATACTTGTGTTAATTTAGAGTTATTAACTCAAATTAAAATTGCAAATGATAACAAATTACCACCTTGTGTATTTTTAGTAGGGATGGATACAGAGTGTTGTGTTTTAAAAACAGCAATAGACTTTTTTGAAATAGGAATTATTCCAATTCTATTAAAACCATATACTTATTCAAATTCAGGATTTGAATCTACAGAAAGAGGTTTTAAACTATTTGAAAGACTTATAAGCAATAAAGCTATTATTGATAAAGAAATAAATAGTAAACAAGATGTAATTGATATCATCAATTCATTTAAAGAAAATTTCTAA
- a CDS encoding ATP-dependent Clp protease ATP-binding subunit, which translates to MEFNFEPSNEKDILKKYSRNLNEEVSANKLNKIIGREQEIRRVIEILSRKEKNNPVLIGEPGVGKTAIVEGFVQKIISKEVPENLVHCVVYEVNLSSLIAGTFLQGEFEKRLNALIKEAKQNNGAVILFIDEIHQLMGMGKAGNNSGMDAANILKPIMARGEIKIIGATTSNEYRQYIEKDGALERRFQKILVEEPTPEEALTIMRGLKEKWEIYHKVRIQDNALVASVKLSERYISDKYLPDKAIDLIDEAAAKIKTEAHTSPSEPINKKIFYLETEKIALSKEEGTNQKERINEIEIELEKLKQERDLVEKEWKEQKEQQVALNKIKKEIEKNNWDVERYQNQGEYTEASKILYSVLPELKKKLEAIEKSISENKKVLIKDYISEIDVAEIISRITKIPLNKIFEKEQDKLLNLFNNLKKRVKGQDEALKLVSDTVLKNRVGINNPNRPIGSFLFVGPTGVGKTEVAKSLAENLFNTEKAIVRINMSEYMEKHSISRLIGAPPGYIGYEQAGELSEQIRRKPYSVVLLDEIEKAHPDILNVLLQVLDEGTLKDNQGRNINFKNTIIIMTSNVGALYLMENKEDMFERELKTSFKPEFLNRIDEIIKFNSITMEFAKEIAQKMLDDLEKRLKDNNYQITFDKSVVEYVAKNGYSKEYGARPINRFIQKTIENFITESILKNELIKDRSTIINFANNKLAILKSN; encoded by the coding sequence ATGGAATTTAATTTTGAACCATCTAATGAAAAAGACATCCTTAAAAAATATTCTAGAAACTTAAATGAAGAAGTATCTGCTAACAAATTAAACAAGATTATTGGGAGAGAACAAGAGATTAGAAGGGTAATTGAAATCCTATCTAGAAAAGAAAAAAATAATCCTGTTTTAATTGGTGAACCCGGAGTTGGTAAAACAGCAATTGTAGAAGGATTTGTACAAAAAATCATTTCTAAAGAAGTTCCTGAAAATTTAGTTCACTGTGTAGTTTATGAAGTTAATCTTTCTTCATTAATAGCTGGAACTTTTTTACAAGGGGAATTTGAAAAAAGATTAAATGCATTAATCAAAGAAGCAAAACAAAACAATGGAGCAGTAATTTTATTTATTGACGAAATTCATCAACTAATGGGAATGGGTAAAGCTGGAAATAATTCTGGAATGGATGCAGCAAATATTTTAAAACCTATCATGGCTAGAGGTGAAATCAAAATAATAGGTGCTACTACTTCAAACGAATATAGACAATACATTGAAAAAGATGGAGCACTTGAAAGAAGATTCCAAAAGATATTAGTAGAAGAACCAACACCAGAAGAAGCATTAACTATTATGAGAGGATTAAAAGAAAAATGAGAAATCTATCATAAAGTTAGAATTCAAGATAATGCACTAGTAGCTTCAGTAAAACTTTCTGAAAGATATATATCTGATAAATACTTACCAGATAAAGCAATTGATTTAATTGATGAAGCTGCAGCAAAGATCAAAACAGAAGCACACACTTCTCCATCTGAACCAATCAATAAAAAAATATTCTATTTAGAAACTGAAAAGATAGCTCTATCTAAAGAAGAAGGAACTAATCAAAAAGAAAGAATTAATGAAATAGAAATTGAATTAGAAAAATTAAAACAAGAAAGAGATCTTGTTGAAAAAGAATGAAAAGAACAAAAAGAACAACAAGTTGCTTTAAACAAAATTAAAAAAGAAATTGAAAAAAACAATTGGGATGTTGAAAGATACCAAAACCAAGGTGAATATACTGAAGCCTCTAAAATCTTATATTCAGTACTACCAGAATTAAAAAAGAAACTAGAGGCAATTGAAAAAAGTATTTCAGAAAACAAAAAGGTTTTAATCAAAGATTATATAAGTGAAATTGATGTAGCTGAAATAATTTCAAGAATTACAAAAATCCCATTAAATAAAATTTTTGAAAAAGAACAAGATAAATTACTAAATCTATTTAACAACTTAAAGAAAAGGGTTAAAGGACAAGATGAAGCTTTAAAACTTGTAAGTGATACAGTTTTAAAAAATAGAGTAGGTATTAATAACCCTAATAGACCAATTGGTTCATTTCTATTTGTAGGTCCTACAGGGGTAGGTAAAACTGAAGTTGCTAAATCACTTGCTGAAAATTTATTCAACACTGAAAAAGCAATTGTGAGAATAAATATGAGTGAGTATATGGAAAAACATTCTATCTCTAGATTAATTGGAGCTCCTCCTGGATATATTGGTTATGAGCAAGCTGGTGAGCTTAGTGAACAGATTAGAAGAAAACCATATTCAGTAGTATTGTTAGATGAAATAGAAAAAGCACACCCAGATATTCTAAATGTATTACTACAAGTATTAGATGAAGGAACTTTAAAAGATAATCAAGGTAGAAATATCAATTTCAAAAACACAATCATTATTATGACTTCTAATGTTGGTGCTTTATATCTAATGGAAAATAAAGAAGATATGTTTGAAAGAGAATTAAAAACTTCTTTCAAACCTGAATTCCTAAATAGAATAGATGAGATTATTAAATTCAATTCTATTACAATGGAATTTGCAAAAGAGATAGCTCAAAAAATGTTGGATGATTTAGAAAAGAGATTGAAAGACAATAATTACCAAATCACTTTTGATAAATCAGTTGTAGAATATGTTGCTAAAAACGGTTATAGCAAAGAATATGGTGCAAGACCAATAAATAGATTTATTCAAAAAACTATTGAGAATTTCATTACTGAATCTATCTTAAAAAATGAACTTATTAAAGATAGAAGTACAATAATTAATTTTGCTAATAATAAATTAGCAATTTTAAAAAGTAATTAA